A part of Maniola jurtina chromosome 19, ilManJurt1.1, whole genome shotgun sequence genomic DNA contains:
- the LOC123874853 gene encoding uncharacterized protein LOC123874853: MWWHGPEFLQKPEAEWPVLPSQRVEENLPETKSLSAAVVDIPDSIIEFERYSKLSKLQRTFAYIKRFIHNLRHKTNKLTGSLSLEELNDAFSNLCAIAQKQSFPKEFKLLASGKPISNNSNIISLTPFFDKDAKLIRVGGRIDNSNYDFNKKHPILLHSSHHLTKLIFEQYHLRHMHAGPQLLLESIRESLWPVNGRRLARNTFHNCVTCKRHQGKAIYPIMGNLPIQRITPDFPFKTVGIDFAGPFYISNKKGRGSRVIKAYLCLFVCLRFKCLHLEAVSDLTKEGFLQALRRFSSRRGKPTEIFCDNAAAKEIGNFLKANKQTIIDSATEEQIKFIFSPTYSPHFGGIFEAGVKSAKYHIRRVMGNTHLNFEELGTLFTQVEAVLNSRPLCPLTSNPTDYLSLTPGHFLIGRPLTSLPSPPLQDYNPNRLRRYERLEQIRQHFWQRWQKEYIAELQQRSKWRTNSAKLKEGDLVLLIEDNLPPLCWKLGRVSRLFPGSDGVSRVAEVTTSKGTFRRPYVKLCPLLTCDDPES; the protein is encoded by the coding sequence TCACAACGCGTTGAGGAGAACCTACCAGAAACTAAAAGCCTTTCAGCTGCGGTAGTAGACATTCCAGATTCTATTATAGAATTTGAACGTTACTCAAAACTATCAAAATTACAAAGAACTTTTGCATACATAAAACGGTTTATTCATAATCTACGacacaaaacaaacaaactcacaGGCAGTTTATCCTTAGAAGAATTAAATGATGCATTTTCAAATCTTTGTGCCATAGCTCAAAAACAATCTTTTCCAaaagaatttaaattattagcAAGTGGAAAGCCAATtagcaataattctaatattatatcattgacACCTTTCTTTGATAAGGATGCTAAATTAATACGAGTTGGTGGCAGAATTGACAATTCTAACTATGATTTCAACAAAAAACATCCTATTTTGCTACACTCAAGTCATCATCTTACTAAATTAATTTTCGAACAATACCACCTTCGTCATATGCATGCTGGACCACAGCTATTGCTTGAATCAATCCGTGAATCATTATGGCCAGTTAACGGCAGACGCCTTGCTAGAAACACATTTCATAACTGCGTAACATGCAAGCGCCATCAAGGGAAAGCAATCTATCCCATAATGGGTAACTTACCCATCCAAAGAATTACACCTGACTTTCCATTCAAAACTGTGGGAATAGACTTTGCTGGTCCATTCTATATCTCTAATAAGAAGGGTCGTGGGTCCAGAGTCATCAAAGCATATTTGTGTTTATTCGTATGCCTAAGATTCAAATGTTTACATTTAGAAGCTGTCAGTGACCTAACCAAAGAAGGTTTTTTACAAGCGCTACGCCGATTTTCGTCTAGACGTGGAAAACCTACGGAAATTTTTTGCGATAACGCGGCAGCCAaggaaataggcaactttttaaagGCCAATAAACAAACTATCATTGACTCTGCAACTGAAGAACAAATTAAATTCATATTCTCACCCACGTATAGTCCCCACTTTGGTGGCATTTTTGAGGCTGGTGTCAAATCCGCTAAATACCACATCCGTCGCGTCATGGGTAACACCCATCTAAATTTTGAAGAATTAGGAACATTGTTCACTCAAGTTGAAGCTGTTTTAAATAGTAGACCTTTATGTCCCCTGACATCCAATCCTACCGACTACCTCTCCTTAACTCCGGGGCACTTTCTGATAGGGCGTCCACTTACTTCGTTGCCATCACCTCCGCTACAAGATTACAATCCAAATCGCCTTCGACGCTATGAAAGACTCGAACAAATTCGCCAGCACTTTTGGCAGCGATGGCAAAAGGAATACATCGCAGAACTTCAGCAGCGATCAAAATGGAGAACAAATTCAGCAAAACTAAAAGAAGGAGATCTAGTACTACTAATAGAGGACAACTTACCTCCACTATGCTGGAAGCTTGGAAGAGTTTCCCGATTATTTCCTGGATCAGATGGAGTATCCCGCGTCGCTGAAGTAACTACATCCAAAGGCACCTTCAGAAGACCATACGTAAAACTTTGTCCACTACTTACCTGTGATGATCCAGAAAGTTGA